ATGAATTTGAGAATTTCACTTTCTTATAGAGGACACCACGGTTTATATGAGAAGAACTACTGCATTTCTATTGCATACTGTTGACAGTTTACAAATACTCTCCCTGCGCAAATCCCTGCTTCCTTAATCTAGAGCGCTTCATCATCTTCAGAGTCTGAATAGGCCACGATCTTCAAAACTCGTTCCTGTGCATCTCCAGAGTCAGAATCACCCTTTTCCATGACCCCTTTTGCGTTACCTGCATTGTGGGTTTCAgaattttcatttttattaCCAGATGGGTATGTCAAGTCCGTTCGACACTTGCCATCTCCCATCATGTCTACTTCCCATTTGCTTGCTTCTTTAACAGGAGGATCATTGGGCAGTTGTGACTCATCGAAAACGGTGCCAAGCTGCAAGGCTCTTCGCATTGCTTCATATGTATTTTTGCCTTGTGTTTCTTCAGTGGTTTCTTTCTGATCCCAGTACATATCTTCATCCTACAGGTAGATATTGATCATATTAGACAGCTTCACAGGTCTACAATATCATTTTTTAGTATAAATATATAATCAAGCTCTGCATTATTAGTTAGCTCACCAATCTATCTGCTGGTTGGAATTTAGGGTTGTATTGGCAAGTGTTAGGGTCTGTTTCACAAATCCGCAAAGGCTGTGAACTTGAAGCACCATTGTTGCATGTTTTTGCATCTGTATTACGTAGTTCCTTCTCGACCTTCTTTCGGTGTTTCTGGCAGAAACATTTGTTGCATAATTAACTTATTATAGTTCATGTTATGTGATTTGTATATAACTTTAATAAGGATAATATGCATGCACCTGAAGATGAGCAGAAATTTGTTTGCGACCAATGGAGTTTACATTCATGATTAGCTGTATCTTCGTTGGAGTTGCGGCTGAAATAAAATTTACACCCATATATAATCCAAACTCTATCTGAAATGCATATGTTTTGAGGCAAAATACAAATAGAGACAGTGTACCTTTCCCAAGTAGTTCAAGAGCTTGTAAAAACTTCCTCTGCAGAAATGGAGTCCACATGAGTTGAGTTACCTTCTGCTTATTAGCACCTCCTCTAAGTCTTTTCTCACTCTTAAATACATCATCCCATTCTCCTTCAATACCTATATGTGTTCACATGCCACACAGAAATTAATATACTTATTATTGGACTAAaatactttttttatttttcttaaattaTCAATAATTGTTTATTATATAGAGCACATAATATGTATGCAATGTATATATGACCAATGCCGATGTAACATTTCTATTATATAGAGCATGTAATCTGTATCCAAATTATATAATTGACTATTTTTCATGACTATAAAAAGAACCATTTAAAGCAAGCATGCTTCATAATTTACTTGGAGATTATTCCAGTGGATTAATATATTATTAGTTAAAATTTTTAAATGGTGGAAACTATACACATAGAAGTGGTACATTTCTGGATTAGATAGTACTATAGTAGAATAAAGTGCTGGCTTTCCTTTTTGTTGGTCAACCAGAGAAAGAGTAAATATGTGCCATATGTACTAGGTGCAACCTTGGAATAAGTATTTAATCTTCTCGCACTTAAGCAATTTATGGTCAAGATGTTGCCAAATGTCACATATCGTATTTGCATCAAGAGGCTTCTTAACCAAAAAACGTGCACCAAGCTCCACACTTCTCTTCACTGTGGGCCATGTCATATCATCTGACATCACTGTTTCAAAATGAGAGTTACTATCTTGacaattttagaaaatatataCTTGATCATGCAAATCTTAAATAGAAATAAACAAAAGGCCTGCATATATGCTTACAAAAGGTTGCTAATCTGTAAAGAAACTGCGTGCTTACTGATCACTTGAAGATTTTTATGCGACTCTCTGGAAATATCAAGGAACTGAAAACCATGCATCTCTTTCATGTTCACCGCCACCAATGCAAAATCCATATCCTTTTCATGATCCTTAAGAAAGTTCAATGCTTCAATGGGACTCGTATATACCATCACTGaaacaaaatgagaaaaaaaaacatttaggCCCTGTTCGGAATGCAACCAGTTTTGGCTTAGAAAAAAGCTGATGCGTGCAAAACACTCGCTTCTCACACGGCTTCTTTTTCAGCACTTGTGCCGATTCTAAGCAAAAAGAGGTTCCCGAAAAAGCAGTAGCTCCCAACGCTTTTCCCTACAATCAGCATGCTTTTAGGCCTGGTTTGATTACTCtcgcttatttttagcacccggcacatcgaatgtttagatactaattaggagtattaaacgtagactatatAAAAAAtcattacataagtgaaggctaaacggtgagatgaatctattaagtctaattagttcatgatttgacaatgtgttgctacagtaaacatttgctaatgatagattagttagacttaatagattcatctcgccatttagcctccacttatgtaatagattttgtaaataatctaatctcctaattagtatctaaatatttgatatcacacgtgctaaaaataaagcaAAGAACCATTCACCTCCTTATTCCCCATCCGCCCTCGGTGTCGCCATCCACCATATCTTCCCTATATTCGAGCCGCCTGCCACATCCCTCCTCTTCTTGCACCGCCCGTCGGTCCTGTCTCCACTTGCTCTCCGCCTTCTAATCAGGTGGGCGACAGGGAGGCCTGCCACCCGCACCGCATGCTGCGCCCTTCCTTCACATGAATCCATGCGCCCATCCGACAGGGAGACATCTAGGTTTGAATCTGGTGGAGGAGGACGGCATGCCCGGACCTGGTGGATCTGTGAGGGAGGCCTTGATGGCTACCGATTCCGTGCTTCCTCCACACCATATCGATGCTGCTGCGCTCGATTTATGGCTTCTCCTCACATACATCTGCCTCCAAGTGCCCTCATCTCGGCCTTGCAGAAAAATGAAATAGCAGAACGGCAAGCTGTTTTCTAATTTAACTTTTTTGGAGAAGCCGCTGTTGTGGGAAGCTGGGAAAAAAACAGCTTCTTCACAATTTTATGCGGAGTAAAATTAATGGGGAAAAAAACAGCTTCTTCACAATTTTACTAGGCCTTAGGGATTCTTTTTCTGGCACATAATAGTGAAAATTAATCTTTCAAAAGAGGAGTTTCTAGATGCTAACAATTGCAAAGGTAGAGTAAACAAAAAAATTCTAAACATAGATCCATAAATAAAACATAGAAAAGACATGTAGCTTCGTAGAATTATTCAAGATATTTACCTTGAAAGTTGAGGTGGGCAAGAATGCAACTTGCGGTGTTTGCATGGCATAGATTTTCATCTACAACTATGACACTAAGCTTAGCACTAGGTCGTCCTTCTGTTCTTTGAGTAGCCATATGTTTCTACAGGCTACACTCCTGTTTATGCTCCAATGTTGTGGGAAACACAAACAGCTGAAGCAACCAGTTCTCCTATATATAGAGAAACAAGGTCCCACATATGTTCCTTTCTATATATTTTATTCCCTACGGATGTGCAACCGACATGCAGAGCCTATATCTGCAAGCACTTAATAGTTCTAAAATCACTATATATATGGGTGAGTTCAACTGTTTTCATTATTTCCCTATCCATGCAAGATCCCATCACATAATGGAATTTTGTACAAAAGTCCAAACTATGTTTATCCCACTATTAGAATAATCAACAATGTTCAACTGGTGTAAATTGCTAAAACATGTAAAATTACATAAACCAGTAAGGTCCCTTTTACAAAATTCCACATATTTAATAACATTAAATGATTCTGGTTAAGGGATATCTTGTAAATGTGATGATATGTGTAGTGTAATATAATATACATTTGGTTCAGATGTACTTGTAGCTCATATACCCGTAACTAATGAGTATACATCTTGCGCCAAGTAACAAGGCTTTTATTTGGATGTGCTAGTGAAGATTATTTAGTCGTGCCATCTGGATGCGATGGCATCACCTACTGCATTGATTACTGAATAGCCAATCCTGCTCCTATACCCCATTGATGGCAACCAATTCTCCCATGATCTCTATTAAAAGAATGGTTTTCTTTCGTGTTTGTagtcactacaagaaatctcgAATCAAAAAGTATCATAAACACGTTTTTTCATCATAAATCGGATTTATGATACTGGAGTGAcgaaaacccttcgtcattagacgagcatcataaaccgcgactagtgatgttccttattttagtgcgtcactaagataatgactaATAAAAATTCATCCCACGTGTTGTCATAGAACTGTTTCGGAGGTTGCGCCATATCGGACAATAATCCAACATGGCTCCAACGTGGCAGAGGTGTTATGACAATTTCGATTCGTCACAAATTGAAGCCCGGTCCATGTAAGAGCCTTATGAGCCCAATTTTATTGGgccatttttagcccattttataTTTTCGTGCTATTTTTTGGGCCGAAAAATATTTGTTGCACTTCATATTGGACCGTTTTTTTCTAGGCCCTAGCACATCTAACGAAGagccattattgcatttcgcAGTACCATATTGGGCCCTTTTTTCTGGACCCTagcccattattgcatttcgtagtgccatatattcaattttgCCTGCTAATCACTATCACAACCACAGACATAAAAACAACTCATTTTCAACTTCCATATTGTTCACATCCCAATTAATGAATAGCTCACCAGCAAtaataatgcaacatacaacaaattaagcatcaacaatgcaacatacacaaaagttcatcagcaacaaacaacaagttCACAAGCAACACACTTCATGAGGGAAGGATTCACCCGGCTCTGACTGATGCTGAAGTTTATCAGCTAGAAATCAGAGAATGCAACTACTTTGTGGTGTTCTTCAGAGCTTTGAGCTCTTCTGTCTGAGACTTCAATGTTGTTTCTTGTGTTTCAGCCCTCAATCTCAGTGCACCCATCTCAAACTCCTATTCACCAATCTTTTACCAAAGTTGTGGCCCCttgtttctcactctcaagatcaACTTAGATTTTTTCTACCTATAACGCAGTACCAACCCTAGTCCTTTTCTTCGAGGGTGGGTGAATGCCATCAACCTCCAGAAATATCCTAGATTGGACAACTTCAGCCACTACTTCAATAGCGTTCTTTGGATAGTCGTCTCCAGGTTGAGCGATGATTTGTTCGATCCAAGCCtaatcaaagaaaaaaattgaaaagtcTCATAAAAATACTCACAAATGTTTCTAGTGTTGttgttgcaaagaagaatgcaaagtgAGAAAGTACTTACAATGGCTGCCTGTACTGGAGCGATGTAGGCATTTTTGCTGCAACAgaagttcttgaaaagatcAATTGGAGTCGGGTCTTCTTCAACATCCTTCTCCCTCTAATATGATGTGAAAACAGGCATAAGCTGTTAGCTTGGAACAAGGAGGATGAGCAGGTTTATCAAATGAAGTACAGAGTAAGAACATGACTTGTGTAGTTTCTTACCACAACATGAGCCTGTGCAACGTAGCTTCTAGATCCTGTGCACTGAGGAAACCTAACCAGTCCACGATTACTAGTGTTTACAAGACACCTCTCCTTTACAATAATAAAAACTCGTGTAAGATACATGAATAAGAGGAACATATCAGTACATGCAAATGTGCCGGTGGCTagttgaagttctatcatacATGTGAGGTTGGCTAGACCACATCGTAACCAGTTTGTTCCACTAGTTGTCATCTAGTGTAGTCACAGGAGTTTTGGTTTGAACTTCATTTGCTACAAGACCATTGAAGTAATTTTTCTTGAGCCGGTACCTCCCCTATCTCTATTGCGACTTGAGCATGTCAGTGCAGCGGTTGCAGGCAGCAGTGGCTGACTAGTGGCTGGTGGGCCGAGGCtacaggttttttttttgtttttttagggaATCACCTACGGTTGTTGGTCCGGTGGTGATGCCCATTCCCATCACTGTCGACCTTTTACTACCGACCTccaaaaccggcggtgatgtaGGTTTGGGGACTGGTGGTGATAAGTTATTCTGTAGTAGTGTCTTCCTGGTTTGAGTTTGGGTTTTGGAGTTGGGGATGACATTCTTGCATGTGGACCATTGGACACATTAAAATGCACGTAGAAGATAATATACATACTATATAGTGATGTACAAAATACTAGATACCTTACAATTTCCACAATTTCCAAttactagtagagaactgacctttcATCCAGgtgtttttatcccggttgactttggacctgggactaaagggcttTTAGTCCCGAGTAAAAAATGAGGTACCGAAGGCCATGGAAGGGGCTTTAGTCCCTgttgtaaagaccaaccggaactaaagcgccctcctttagtcctggttgtaacggATAGACAATATCACACCGACACCCCCCCATTTGTTCCGGTTTATGCCCTCCCTTTTGtgccggttggaatttccaaccagaactaaagatTTTGTGCCGGTTGGAATTcccaaccaggacaaaacaCCAACCAGGCACGCATGCGCacgcttctcctctctctttcttatcttctccaccttatctcctcctccctctctctttcttatctCTCGTGCATaggcagctcctcctcctctccctttcttcgtcctccccctctccctcctcctcctctccctttcttttccaGGTGGGCGGACGGCtctggcgcgggcggccggcgggtggcGTGCGGCCGGTGGGCGGCGCTTGCGGCGGgtggctttttttatttttttaaactttttagtcccagttggtaacaccaactaggagtaaaggggatctttagtctcgggtgactaaaggaccccttttatctcgaaaaTTTAGTCCCGAATGGATTTTCCGTATCTTTGACCTCTACCAGCCAGGACTAATGCCGTATTTTCCACCAGTGAACATATCTACGGTCACAATTGGACCATCGTTTCTCTATGATCATTGCCCCTCCAGTCACAATTAGATGAGTTTTGCACGACCACATGATCTCTTATTTTGATACTACTGTATGCATATCCTTTTTTAACATACAAAAAACATTGCGAAAACGTTTACTGGCGTGTTTCAACTCCCAATCTAAGTAAATTTTGGTTCATTGAAAAACTTATGAAGAATAGCTCTACAACTTGATCCTGAAATGTTGAGATCATTCTTAATTTACACTGATTATGAGCTCTACCAAGCACGTCCATAAGCTAACAAAAAGCTAGCGCCTGAACGGGTCAGCTTGCTGATGAGGTGATCTCGGATGCAACTGGCCGTTGACTTCGTCATGAAAACCGGGCCACGCGTCTCTTACACGACGATGTATATAGCTTCAAATGCACATATACACGTACTTATCTTGCTAATCATCTATatcatacatgatacaaatctAAGCCAAATCAACGCCGCGTACGAGGGAATTAAGGAATTGATTGTATAAGAGAGTGGAATATTGACTCGTTTGTCTGTTCATCCGTCAGGAGTTAGCTTGCGCTGCAAATGAGCCCACTGGCACGTTAAGTGCCAAGTCACATTGACCTGAACTTAATAAACATTTTATTAGATCTAAACATAACTAACCTTATCGCATAATCTGACCTGAACACAAAGCTTATCGCCTGAGGGCATTAGACTTCAGACTCAGTAGCTTCAGCAGCAAGAAACAAGCTCTCCAGCTCACTATAAAAGCTGCAGCTCAGTTGGACGCTACACCATCATACCACAGCTAGCCCAACACTACATCACCGTCGATAGATTGCCGTGATGGGTAAGATGGCGTCTCACCTGGCCTTGGCCGCCGTCTACTGCGCCGTCGTGCTCCTCTCGTCCCTCGGCCCGGCCGCGGCGACGGGCAAGACCGGGCGGATCACGGTGTACTGGGGCCAGACGGCCAGCGAGGGCAGCCTCCACAAGGCCTGCCAGAGCAACCTCTACTCCACCGTCATCCTCTCCTTCCTGACCCacttcggcggcggccgctACAAGCTCGACCTCACCGGTCACTCCTGGAGCGCCGTGGGTCCCGACGTCAAGTACTGCCAGTCCAAGAacatcctcgtcctcctcgccaTCGGTGGCGGCTTCGGCAGGTACTCCCTCGCCTCCAAGGCCGACGCCAAGGCCGTCGCCGACCACATCTGGGTCGTCTACCTCGGCGGCCGCTCCTCCACCAAGCCACGCCCGTTCGGCGACGCCGTGCTCGATGGCGTCGACTTCGACATCGAGCACGGGGGATCCAAGCACTACAATGACCTCGCGAGGTACCTCAAGGGTTACAGcgggaaggggaggaagaaggtgtGGATCACGGCGGCGCCGCAGTGCCCGTTCCCGGACAGGATGCTGGGGCAGGCGCTCCAGACGGGGCTCTTCGACCGCATCCACGTCCAGTTCTACAACAACCCCGTCTGCAGCTACCGGGCCGGCAACGTGGAGGCGTTCACACGCGCGTGGCAGAAGTGGACCCGGAGCTTCCCCCGGAGCTCGGTGTACCTGGGGTTGCCGGCGGCGAGAGGCGCCGCCGGGAGCGGGTACGTGCCGCCGGCGACGCTGGTGTCCAAGGTGCTGCCGATCGTGCGGCGGTCGAGGAACTACGGAGGGATCATGCTGTGGAGCAGGTACTGGGACCTGCAGACCGGATACAGCAGGGCCGTCAAGCATGCCGTCTGATGCATGTGGAGGACAAGCTCGCCGTGGTcgtgtcgccggcggcggtggatgttGTAGGTAATATGTGATGATCGTGTCAAGTACTGGAGTCCCCTGCGTGCAATAACAAAATAGGCAGACGCACCCATGTGTACACGTAGTACACAGGGAGGTCTACACTCACCCATGTGTACATGTGTGATTACTAATGTTGTGTATGACGGTATGTAACTATGTTATACCGTGCAATAAATAAATGGGGATTATGTGTGTTCCTAGCTTTCTGCTTGATATTTGGTCACACTTCAAATTTAAGGGTAGCACAACTTTTGATTTTAAATTTGAACCGTGGAAAGCTTTTCGTTTTATAGCCTGGTAACCTTCAGTTCAGCAGTATCATCCAACTTATTCCTAGGCTCAAACTCGTTCAGCCGGCGACGGGGAGCTTGCGAAACAGATCACCTAAGCCTGGTGTGGGGCAAATATATAGTGTAATGCTGCAAAATGCTGAACTACGACGTTCAGCATTGACTTCAGTATGACCTATTGTCTGGAAATGCGAAGATTTTCACGAGAAACGACCTGTAAAAAGAAAATTACATGCTCAGTTGaagtcgtcttcttcctccggaAACGTATTGCTCGCTGGAGATTGTAAAACACATTGTAGAGATAGTAGATCTAGATTTTTCCTGCAATTGATGACCGAAATAACCACTTGCCGCTGACAACAAGATCTTGCAACAGCTGCAAGAATATGAGCTAGGGATCTTGGCGCAGGCATGATTTCCACCACAGCGAGAACAGAGGGTAGTAAGTACCAGATCTTATGGCATACATCAAGGAAGATGTTGAGAAGAAGCTGTTGCAATCCTTAGCATTGAATATCGTAAAGAGCCAGCAAGAACTGAAAATACCTCAATTCTGTGAGACCTCCGCATTACTAGGTTGTCGTTGCTGCATGAGAAAGCATCGTGTAGAGGTGGCGAAGGATCTGGAGGAGCACATCTAGATATCTTAACGCTTCTCATTAATGATTTTTGTTAATTACAGAGCTATATGTTTCTGGGCGCAACCCTTTTGCATCTGGGCCAACATTGGGCTCAGTCGATGATTCAAATGGGCCAACAAAATGGGTTAGCTCATGAACAAGATCAGATGGGCTTACTACTCGATGATCCGAAATGGCTAACCATTCGTTATGATGAAAACACCTTATGCACTTCATAGTACATGATTAAAATAGCTTCGTTACATAAGGTGCTTTTCTAATCACTTTCACTGACAAAATCGTGTTTTTTATCATAAATATGATGATGAATTGATTTTGTTAGAATTTCAGGACAATAATGTTTAtcataattttgcaaaaaatcATCATTAAAATTTTACTGATGGACAATCTGGCATGGGCGTAGGTTGCTATTCTGACGGTGCAGGTCATGTGACAGCAAATCCGACATGGCCTTACTGCCTTGCAATTTGACATGACATAGGACTCAATAATAAGGGTATATGGGCTGGCCCATGGTACGTTGAAAGTGTACACCCCTGGATAGCCAAGGCTCGAAACTCTTTTCAAAATGTGTACTGCTTTAAAATGCATTCAATGGAACAGGTCCCAGCACCTAAAATATGGGTACTGGTGGGGAAGTTAAAATCCCCCTTCAGGACCACTACTCTTATatcaaattattatttttttagctAGTCCTTTTAAAATGCTTACAGCCTTAATCACTTGCATTATGAGATGCTTTAGACTAGATTATAATATTAAGCCTTAATGCTTCCTACTCACTCATATGTGTTTAATTACTTATAACTGCTAGGACTAGCTCTCAAACTTGCTTTGCTTTCATCATTCAGGTATATATTCGTTTGGAGTTTTCCGCTGAAGCGGTGACATATACAGTAGCCTATCTGTTTGACGCTTTTTTCAGCCAACACACGACTTGCGCTAGCTCGCGCGTGCACCAGAAGATCACCTCGTCGGCACTTCTGCATCTGGCCGGTCAGACTGGTCAGGAGGTCCGGTCAGACCAGTCCTCGCAGAGGCTCCGCGAAAAACCTACGTTcaccacctcgggagggaccccgtcggaGATAGCGAGCCTAGGGTTGTTCTGAAATCGGTCAGGCCACTCAGAACGTTCTCGAACGCCATTGAGATGAAGGATGAAAGCAAGGGGTTGGAAAagttagggtttggagataaaagtatAAAAAATTTGTTTGATGATTGGGTGATAGCCCTGAATCGGCcagggccctttatatttatagggtgggaggccTTTTCCCGCAAGGAAATCCCGATTAATCTCCAATTCAACCAGGACTCCAGATTTTGCCTCGAACTTAggctgaccggtctgaccggtcagggCAATCGATCAGATCGGTGGTCACCTACCAGATCGGCTTTAAGCGTGATTAGCGccgctgccacttttgggcatcaacacatgcccccctatTTTTGGTAAAGCTTGCATACCAAGAAATAAATCTAAGGGCCATGAATTCCACTAGTCATTTGTTGCTAATGGCGATATTTCAAAATATCGCCATATTGCTCTAAGCGTCTTGCGAAACACTTGGATAATAGCTTTTCAAATActtcccattcagagctctaggtaGCTGCAATCCATTTAATGTCTCCACCATATAGGAATTACCGCGGAGCACACTTGTAATCTTGTATGGTCCTTCCCAACACGTAGACCACTTTCCAAATTCATTGCTCTTGGCTCCTATAGGTACGATTGTTTTCCAAACCAGTCTCGTATCCGAAATACGTTGGTTTTAACCCTCTTATTATATGCTTTAGCCACTCGAATTTTATCTCTTTCAATCTTAACCAAAGCCTCCATCAGTTTGTCGGTCACTTcatcaatattatccatcatTATTAAAGCGTAATAGGTATCAAAAT
This portion of the Setaria viridis chromosome 7, Setaria_viridis_v4.0, whole genome shotgun sequence genome encodes:
- the LOC117865059 gene encoding hevamine-A, with the protein product MGKMASHLALAAVYCAVVLLSSLGPAAATGKTGRITVYWGQTASEGSLHKACQSNLYSTVILSFLTHFGGGRYKLDLTGHSWSAVGPDVKYCQSKNILVLLAIGGGFGRYSLASKADAKAVADHIWVVYLGGRSSTKPRPFGDAVLDGVDFDIEHGGSKHYNDLARYLKGYSGKGRKKVWITAAPQCPFPDRMLGQALQTGLFDRIHVQFYNNPVCSYRAGNVEAFTRAWQKWTRSFPRSSVYLGLPAARGAAGSGYVPPATLVSKVLPIVRRSRNYGGIMLWSRYWDLQTGYSRAVKHAV